Proteins encoded together in one Anopheles darlingi chromosome 3, idAnoDarlMG_H_01, whole genome shotgun sequence window:
- the LOC125955662 gene encoding uncharacterized protein LOC125955662, which yields MNRLILAVGALCLLQGALGDPRPDFGVLPTIPVSATVNMSFAEVFVEVNLITNLNINATLQISNVKLQAVYNMLKKVLNQTTTLSSAFKYNELFTVNNGTTLAFTNILTPIDNMVFYIQNTSLTDVIAPLNTTTQYQGIIDELLDEFGRLALGLVQQKAELLAVKASLDSAVAANGNSTTLTATQLATYLKSAAVYKLVRATNRVRAYLPVITYSLETIYENLIEADNFIDFLQAEVDAIASGNATDYGAAYKVSSDAVELKVSTGITASLNVSVNLNTTLSAITNFTATANASTILTQLNTLAGKNTSALAATLTTEFNNTVVALRNLVASNSRAVNVTTDPNIQTLIDVLLGNNKGYGRYCYHKYNALMAGLFENGMEAGFECTDKEAERLRNLQDIITALLVQIGYDTDEVTAQITLCAALPTAQANSCVASVAGYYVDLFTATSQKIDALYSFVTKEAVASRNRLLLCFRLVNIALGGGDASLIANNVLACSRDGPAGTLE from the exons ATGAATCGCCTAATACTAGCCGTTGGCGCCCTCTGTCTGCTGCAG GGAGCCTTGGGCGATCCGCGGCCAGATTTCGGCGTTCTGCCGACTATTCCTGTTAGTGCTACAGTGAACATGTCATTCGCAGAAGTATTCGTAGAAGTCAACCTTATCACCAATCTGAACATAAACGCCACGTTGCAGATCAGCAATGTCAAGCTGCAAGCCGTCTATAACATGCTCAAAAAAGTTCttaaccaaaccaccaccctgTCATCAGCGTTTAAGTACAATGAGCTGTTCACCGTAAACAATGGAACGACGCTAGCGTTCACTAACATTCTTACACCGATCGACAACATGGTATTCTACATCCAGAATACCTCGCTAACCGATGTGATTGCCCCCCTGAACACAACGACTCAATACCAAGGCATTATTGACGAGCTGCTTGATGAATTCGGACGTCTTGCCTTGGGTTTGGTTCAACAGAAGGCTGAGCTGCTAGCAGTAAAGGCAAGTTTGGATAGTGCCGTAGCAGCCAACGGAAACAGCACGACTCTAACAGCTACCCAGTTGGCCACCTATCTTAAATCTGCGGCCGTGTACAAGCTGGTGCGTGCCACCAACCGCGTGAGGGCGTACTTGCCGGTCATCACCTACTCCCTCGAAACAATCTATGAAAATCTTATTGAAGCCGACAATTTTATCGACTTCCTGCAAGCAGAAGTAGATGCTATCGCGAGCGGCAATGCCACTGATTATGGCGCTGCTTACAAGGTTAGCTCGGACGCTGTTGAACTGAAGGTTTCGACAGGTATTACTGCGAGCCTGAACGTGTCAGTGAATCTTAACACCACACTCAGCGCTATTACTAATTTCACGGCAACCGCCAACGCGAGTACCATTTTAACCCAACTCAATACGTTGGCTGGGAAAAATACGTCTGCTCTGGCTGCTACTCTGACGACCGAATTCAACAATACAGTGGTCGCGCTTAGGAACCTCGTTGCCTCCAACTCTCGTGCTGTGAACGTCACTACTGATCCAAACATTCAAACGCTGATCGACGTTCTGCTGGGCAACAACAAAGGCTACGGTCGCTACTGTTACCACAAGTACAATGCACTCATGGCTGGTCTCTTCGAAAACGGTATGGAGGCCGGTTTCGAGTGTACAGACAAGGAGGCCGAACGTCTGAGGAATCTGCAGGATATCATCACTGCACTCCTGGTGCAGATCGGATACGACACCGATGAGGTCACCGCTCAAATTACTCTGTGCGCCGCCCTACCAACTGCTCAGGCCAACTCATGTGTAGCATCG GTTGCCGGCTACTACGTCGACCTGTTCACCGCCACATCGCAAAAGATCGATGCCCTGTACTCGTTCGTGACGAAGGAAGCCGTCGCCAGTAGGAACCGcctgctgctctgcttccgCCTGGTGAACATCGCGCTAGGCGGCGGTGATGCTTCACTAATCGCCAACAATGTGCTAGCTTGTTCCAGGGATGGTCCCGCCGGAACCCTTGAGTAA
- the LOC125953827 gene encoding uncharacterized protein LOC125953827: MLHRCTLLALCLIALLLKNSIAEPRPDFGLDASVTGKNAVSNTSSAVGSVATAVNGTTASFTPISDHQLVRDVLTIVTQVANKFNTLGSTVATTITSLANDKSGNITAAYGPAFGAIYALTNYTQNTLPGVVAELQPLIEKGLSDKLTDSFQHIGKALAQVNATLTTLSAKAQTAIQLAGGATVPANIVAENLKTTLILSLSTGLQQLKGSIPVLQYTVDSTIENLRVADSFLPVLKNDVNGIIGSSSELLDPLDVPLGAINQTISGTVVTNFGADVANVSAEVVLMTNLTTVASGTNLTSAIQRYNSSLNAFNSRNASVPALLEGVRTAVAAAFGVLDPLIDTKNGSLVTRLISTLVANDRYSRYCFHKYKGFFAYLLGVYADEASSCIVDEVPRLQYYQRTLELMLDTLLYDYQDVLLELGICNGIASATNREACVALLNTYYGPLAEAFGGKLDLLYRSLDHELHASGYRMTVCIRVKLFNIDFLTDFDNFEAAIKVCAVDGPLAFYDYYL, from the exons ATGTTGCACCGGTGCACGCTTTTGGCGCTGTGCCTgatagcgctgctgctgaag AATTCCATCGCCGAACCGCGTCCTGATTTTGGGCTCGATGCCAGCGTCACCGGTAAGAACGCGGTTTCGAATACCTCCAGCGCGGTAGGAAGCGTCGCGACGGCCGTCAACGGTACCACGGCAAGCTTCACCCCAATCTCCGACCATCAGCTAGTGCGGGATGTGCTGACGATCGTGACGCAGGTGGCCAACAAATTCAACACACTGGGCAGTACGGTCGCCACGACGATCACCAGTCTCGCCAACGATAAAAGCGGCAACATAACAGCCGCCTACGGACCGGCGTTCGGTGCGATCTACGCGTTAACCAACTACACCCAGAACACACTCCCTGGCGTCGTGGCCGAACTGCAACCGCTGATCGAGAAAGGTCTCTCCGACAAGTTAACCGACAGTTTCCAGCACATTGGCAAAGCGTTGGCGCAGGTGAACGCAACGCTCACGACGCTCAGCGCTAAGGCCCAGACCGCGATCCAGCTGGCCGGTGGTGCCACCGTTCCGGCCAACATCGTTGCGGAGAATCTCAAAACGACGCTCATACTGAGCCTGTCCACCGggttgcagcagctgaaggGCAGCATCCCGGTGCTGCAGTACACCGTCGATAGTACGATCGAGAATCTGCGCGTAGCGGACAGCTTTTTGCCGGTGCTGAAGAACGACGTAAACGGTATCATCGGCAGTTCGTCGGAGTTGCTCGACCCACTCGATGTACCGCTCGGTGCGATTAATCAGACGATCAGTGGTACCGTCGTTACCAATTTCGGCGCAGACGTGGCCAATGTGTCAGCCGAGGTAGTGCTGATGACCAACCTAACGACGGTAGCGAGCGGGACCAACCTTACGAGCGCTATCCAGCGTTACAATAGCAGCCTGAACGCGTTCAACAGCAGGAACGCGTCCGTTCCCGCACTGCTGGAAGGTGTACGCACGGCGGTAGCGGCCGCGTTCGGTGTCCTCGATCCACTGATCGACACCAAGAACGGTTCACTCGTGACCCGGCTCATCAGTACGCTCGTGGCGAACGATCGCTACTCGCGCTACTGTTTCCACAAGTACAAGGGTTTCTTCGCCTATCTGCTGGGCGTGTACGCCGATGAGGCATCATCGTGTATCGTCGATGAGGTACCACGCCTGCAGTACTACCAGCGGACGCTCGAGCTCATGCTCGATACGCTGCTGTACGACTACCAGGACGTACTGCTGGAGCTGGGCATCTGCAATGGTATCGCATCCGCCACCAACCGGGAGGCCTGTGTAGCGCTG CTCAACACGTACTACGGACCGCTGGCCGAGGCATTCGGTGGCAAGCTGGATCTGCTGTACCGGTCGCTCGACCACGAGCTGCACGCCAGCGGCTACCGGATGACGGTCTGCATTCGGGTTAAGCTGTTCAACATCGATTTCCTCACGGATTTCGATAACTTTGAGGCCGCCATCAAGGTGTGTGCCGTCGATGGTCCACTAGCCTTCTATGACTACTACCTGTAG